The following coding sequences are from one Lolium rigidum isolate FL_2022 chromosome 6, APGP_CSIRO_Lrig_0.1, whole genome shotgun sequence window:
- the LOC124663883 gene encoding serine/threonine-protein kinase RHS3-like gives MNSRSYNKLAAVNDKMDFNTHGNSVFNGTLERNQSASKPAAYSQIPMDFNTRGNMAFNGTLDRNQSGISAKTAAHSQIPSDKKSRQKKKEDPSDRTNPSHGTSHPTLGTVLASTSETSGNTATPTKATSRSINSNFGSPRSNSMDSSISGQVKHHTGGDCRWDAVQLATSRDSPLSLVHFRLLKRLGYGDIGSVYLVELRGTDTFFAMKVMDKESLISRNKLIRAQTEREILGLLDHPFLPTLYTHFETEKFYCLVMEYCCGGNLHSLRQKQLNKHFSEQAARFYASEVLLALEYLHMLGIVYRDLKPENVLVRDGGHIMLSDFDLSLRCSVSPMLVKSSSVHAGPNGVVKGLTDTEGISNANAGCIQPSAFFPRMLSMSKRNRKTKSDFSLHGLHTLEFNAEPTDARSMSFVGTHEYLAPEIIRGEGHGSAVDWWTFGIFLYELLHGMTPFKGNGNRATLSNVVEQPLRFPENPPVSTVARDLIRGLLMKDPHKRIASKRGATEIKQHPFFEGVNWALVRSAHPPSVPDPVDFRQYGAKEKKGAERGLAATPSSLSSSAAAAAKSATRSVSPAILSISRTESVFEYSRNEHHRTAAND, from the exons ATGAACTCCAGGTCATACAACAAGCTGGCCGCCGTGAATGACAAAATGGATTTTaacactcatggaaatagcgtaTTCAATGGCACCCTAGAGCGGAATCAATCAGCATCCAAACCAGCTGCATACTCGCAGATTCCAATGGATTTCAACACTCGTGGAAATATGGCATTCAATGGTACCTTAGATCGAAATCAATCAGGTATCTCAGCCAAAACGGCTGCACACTCGCAGATCCCATCTGATAAGAAGTCACgtcagaagaagaaagaagatccATCTGACAGAACAAACCCAAGCCACGGTACAAGTCATCCCACACTGGGTACTGTGCTGGCATCAACATCCGAAACAAGTGGCAATACTGCCACACCAACAAAAGCAACATCCAGAAGCATCAATAGCAACTTCGGGAGTCCTAGAAGTAACAGCATGGACAGCTCCATTTCCGGCCAAGTCAAGCATCACACTGGAGGGGACTGCAGGTGGGATGCCGTCCAATTGGCCACCTCCAGGGACTCCCCTCTCAGCCTAGTCCACTTCAGACTTCTGAAGCGCCTTGGATACGGAGACATTGGCAGtgtttaccttgtggagctcaggGGGACGGATACGTTCTTCGCGATGAAAGTGATGGACAAGGAGTCACTCATCAGCAGGAACAAGCTGATCAGGGCACAAACGGAGAGGGAGATACTTGGCCTTCTTGATCACCCTTTTCTGCCGACACTGTACACTCATTTTGAGACCGAGAAGTTCTACTGCCTTGTCATGGAGTATTGCTGCGGTGGTAATCTCCATTCGCTTCGGCAGAAGCAACTTAACAAGCACTTCAGTGAGCAAGCAGCCAG ATTTTATGCCTCTGAGGTGTTGCTTGCACTCGAGTACCTCCACATGCTTGGCATTGTGTACCGAGACCTGAAGCCTGAAAATGTCCTTGTCCGAGACGGTGGCCACATCATGCTGTCCGACTTCGACCTGTCGCTGCGGTGCTCGGTAAGCCCAATGCTGGTCAAATCCTCGTCGGTCCACGCAGGTCCCAACGGTGTGGTGAAGGGCCTGACCGACACCGAAGGCATCAGCAACGCAAACGCTGGATGCATCCAGCCATCAGCATTCTTCCCCAGGATGCTCAGCATGAGCAAGAGGAACCGCAAGACCAAATCAGACTTCAGCCTCCACGGGCTCCATACCTTGGAGTTCAACGCCGAGCCAACGGACGCCAGGTCGATGTCATTCGTGGGCACCCATGAGTACCTCGCGCCGGAGATCATCCGAGGGGAGGGACACGGCAGCGCGGTGGACTGGTGGACCTTCGGCATCTTCCTGTACGAGCTTCTGCACGGCATGACACCTTTCAAAGGGAACGGGAACCGCGCCACGCTCTCCAACGTGGTGGAGCAGCCGCTGCGGTTCCCTGAGAACCCACCGGTGAGCACCGTCGCGCGGGACCTCATCCGGGGACTCCTGATGAAGGATCCTCATAAGAGGATCGCATCCAAGAGGGGTGCCACTGAGATCAAGCAGCATCCCTTCTTCGAGGGGGTGAACTGGGCACTTGTCAGGAGCGCTCATCCACCTTCGGTCCCTGACCCTGTGGACTTCAGACAGTACGGAGCCAAGGAGAAGAAGGGTGCGGAGCGTGGTTTGGCCGCTACTCCGAGCAGCTTATCGTCAAGTGCTGCCGCAGCAGCCAAGTCGGCCACAAGGAGCGTTTCCCCGGCCATTTTGAGTATTTCTAGAACTGAATCAGTTTTTGAGTACAGTAGGAATGAACACCATAG AACGGCTGCTAATGATTAA